A segment of the Salvelinus namaycush isolate Seneca chromosome 3, SaNama_1.0, whole genome shotgun sequence genome:
GTGAAGCGCCACCTTGTGACTTGCAAAGGTAAGGTTTGGAGGGGATCAATATTCCACCACCTCAAAACATTTTAAGAATGAATAGCATTCACATGTGATATCAacttccaccattcattttccaTCATGCCTGATTGAGTTAATGCAGGAGCTGACATGATTTCATCCTGCAGGGCCCTTGAGGACTGACTGGTGAGGGAGCAGATGGTGCTGCTGTATAGGAAGCATCATCTGTGTTCACTGAATGGGGCTGTCAGCCAGCTCTGTCTGGTCTGTCGAGACTGGGCTGGCAGCAAGTGCTGCCTCTGGCCAGTAGGTGGAAGCACTCCAAACCCAGGGCAGCGTCACTTACCCTATAAGCTGATCCAGCAGCTGTGTACACACAGGGACTTCAGACTAAAGTCCTCAGTAGAGAGCAGTATCCTATAAGTCTACAGTCCACAGACAGATACAAATATAAAAGACTTCAGTCAATTTCATGAGGtgacaatccccccccccccccccccccaaaaaaaacatctCTGTCTGATAAGGTCAGGATAGTGCGTGAGTAAGTCTACAGTATGAGGTGGACGTGAACAGAAGGACCCTCATCTGGGACCGACTGGTCCGGTTGGAAAACAAATATTTTACTTATGGCGCCTGCTCAGGCTGATAGCTCCTTATCACTCAACTGACTGTTCTCcacagtcatgagtcatgacagACAAGGCCAAATACAAAGATTCAAGAGGAGTTCCACATACTGCTGACCTTTGCTTTGTTACATTAAGAGGCGTATTGATATTGACACAAGAGGCATTGGGTTTCCTGCTTGTGTTCTTTAAAAACACTACAAGACATTTGACGTTTGACACTACGCTGTTGTGAGGTATTGACATATACTGTCCACTGCATTGACTTACAATGTATCAATAAATATACTATAAACATTAGATAAACAAAATGTATTGTAATGCCAGTCATCAATATTTGAGAATGTCTTCAAGGCACAATAATACTAATCTTTTTATTGATATACTACTAGGCATTGGACATGTATATCAACCACTATGTAATGTATTGTTATATCCACTCCAAGCATTGTAAATTAGGGAGAGGTTTCAGGGAGAGGTGCTAAACTATATTAGTGTCTCTGGCTGATATGCTGAAGGAACAGTCAGGTCAAAATGGGCCATGTCACCTGTGGCAAGTTTGGCAAACATCCTTTGAAATACAAGATTAGCAAACACCATCTAACCTACAAGTTCAGCAACCAACAACAGATAGCTTCTAATACTTCCCCCACACAAGAGGCACTTAATGTTTAGTTAGGAAATTGACCCAAGGGGTGATTTCTACTACAGTTGAACAATACATAACATTTTCACAGTGGACTCAAGAGAGTAAGTATCCGTCATGGGAGAGCAGGCTAAACCACACATACAGGATGAGTCTGTTAGTCCAGAGTTGTCTCACTCAAATACCACACCTGCACTCAAGTGGCCTTATGTTACAGACAGTAAAGCTGCCTAACGTGGACTGTAGTAACACTCATAAGGACTCGCACAGTCACCTGCCAACACCTAATTCTCCGTTATTTGCTATCCAGAGTTTCTTGATAACTTATGCAAATGACAGTTTATCCTCATTCTGCATTCACAGTAGATCAACCTCCAGTGCAATAGGGAGGCTTGCAGTCCATGTGTTTAGTTTAACTGAAGAATGCTAAACGCCTTCTGGGCAGGTGGGGAATGCTAGAGCATTAGCACTAAATGAATAAAGCTGCAGTAATGGAGAATTAAAAAGCAATACTTGTTTTTCAATGAAACCAGCCAGGGACAGATTCACTTAGCAGTTTGTGGAGCAGCAAGAAGGCAGACTAAATGAAGAGTGACATGTCTGTAAGTGGTGGTGGAATCCTCCAGGAGCAGAATTGATACTGTCATCCTTCCATTATGTTGCATATTGTTCCTTAGGTCTAATGATTTATCCTCCTGCCCATGTTATCATTGCTCATCATCCTCCATGGCTTTCtccagccagtctctctcctgcTCCGACTCTGATTCGCTCACTTCACTGGTGTCAGCAGCGAGGAGGCGGGAGTAGTTGATCCTGCGTTGGCGTGGGGCTTTCCACTGGAGCAGGGGCAGAAACAGGCACCACAGGAGCAGAATCACCGCCACACCTCTGAATAGCACAGATACCCCAAACCTGTGGACAACAAACCCCCCGGCCATGCTGCCCAGCCCTGCCCCCAGGTCCAGAGAGAGGGCCTGGTAGACCCTCCTCACGCTCCTCTCCGTGCCCGGCGTGGCCACGTCCTCGCACTGCACCTGCACTGCCCACCAGAGGGCGCCACTGCTGAAGCAGCTCAGCACCTGGACAGGTATTGCAGCCCAGGGGCCCCACAGGAAGGAGTAGTAGAGGCACTGCAGGGCCAGGCAGGCCGTCCCCACCAGCAGCACCCTGCCTGGGCTCAGGAGCTTCGACACCCGGCCACTCAGCAGAGGGAAGGCGGCCCGGGAGAGCAACGCTACGGCTAAAGAGAGTCCCATGTGCAGCTCGCTGCTCCCATGGTCCTGCATCTGCCACAGCAGGAAGTCATCCACCGCAGACCCCGCCAGCCCCATTAGGAAGGTAGTGGCAGCACACAGCAGGGCACGGAGGTCCCCTCGCACCAGCTGTAAAGCTTTGAAGAGCCCAGTGGAGCGACTACGCTTCTTGTTTAGGTAGAGGGGCAGGAAGGCCACCACAGGCACGGCCAGGGTTGTCACAGCTGCATAGGAGTAGAAGTGGACAGCGCTCCTGGGTGTGTGTGAGCCAATGAGGCAGTCCAGGTGGCTCACCAGCAGTCCTGCACCACTCACCCCACACACTGCCCCAAGCAGCCCCCACACTCCTGTGCTACCATAGCGATCAGAGGCATCCACAAAATCCAAATACTCATACAGCCCATCGTCCACGGTCCATTCCAGAGGGGCGGCCATCAGCTCCCATATCGACACCACGATGAGGAGCATGAAGAAGAGCTGGTGCTGGACGTCCATAACTTTGAGGTTTCCCAGGAACTCTAAGCGGGCCTCATCCTTCTCCCTCTGCTTCTCCTTTTCTGCTGACCTGCTAACCCTCCTCACTGTGGGTGAAGTGTTGGAGGCACCATGGTGGGACTCTAAGCCATTTCTCTCCCCTCCTATACTGTGGTTGGCCACAGATACATTCACTTGTGACCATTGAGTAGTCACATTGTTGGAATGTTGCAGCTGGAGAGTAGTCACATTGTTGGAATGTTGCAGCTGGAGAGTAGTCACATTGTTGGAATGTTGCAGCTGGAGAGTGTAGGTTGTGGCTTTGCTCATTGAAACAGCGGAAGACATAGTGTCACTGGTTGTCTCTGTAGGTGAAGATTCATGTGCTGCTGACTGGGACACAATGGTAGTGTGGGTGGTAGGCATTTCACTGCCAACAACATGCACATAGTCACTCAGCTCTTCAGTGGGACTCACACTGAGGTGAGAGATGTTGCAGTGACTGGTCAGCGTCTCGACGCCTGTGGATGGGATGAGCAGGACGAT
Coding sequences within it:
- the LOC120038968 gene encoding major facilitator superfamily domain-containing protein 6-like, giving the protein MKRNKQIDIKGALVLSSIFHFLYSCARACILPFLTLYLRYLGLTPSMTGLLMSTKHLISLVWSPLASFLSKHYNKRRAVITGSLVCSAGAALIVLLIPSTGVETLTSHCNISHLSVSPTEELSDYVHVVGSEMPTTHTTIVSQSAAHESSPTETTSDTMSSAVSMSKATTYTLQLQHSNNVTTLQLQHSNNVTTLQLQHSNNVTTQWSQVNVSVANHSIGGERNGLESHHGASNTSPTVRRVSRSAEKEKQREKDEARLEFLGNLKVMDVQHQLFFMLLIVVSIWELMAAPLEWTVDDGLYEYLDFVDASDRYGSTGVWGLLGAVCGVSGAGLLVSHLDCLIGSHTPRSAVHFYSYAAVTTLAVPVVAFLPLYLNKKRSRSTGLFKALQLVRGDLRALLCAATTFLMGLAGSAVDDFLLWQMQDHGSSELHMGLSLAVALLSRAAFPLLSGRVSKLLSPGRVLLVGTACLALQCLYYSFLWGPWAAIPVQVLSCFSSGALWWAVQVQCEDVATPGTERSVRRVYQALSLDLGAGLGSMAGGFVVHRFGVSVLFRGVAVILLLWCLFLPLLQWKAPRQRRINYSRLLAADTSEVSESESEQERDWLEKAMEDDEQ